The following coding sequences lie in one Capsicum annuum cultivar UCD-10X-F1 chromosome 5, UCD10Xv1.1, whole genome shotgun sequence genomic window:
- the LOC107872526 gene encoding cationic peroxidase 1 gives MAKIAFLLLLIVPFVVGMSSAQLTSNFYNSSCPNVLSVIKTAVDSAINKESRMGASLLRLHFHDCFVNGCDASVLLDDTSSFTGEKTANPNSGSIRGFDVIDTIKTQVESSCVGVVSCADILAVAARDSVVKLGGPSWTVLLGRRDSTTASLSMANSDIPAPTLNLSSLISSFSNKGFTAREMVALSGSHTIGQARCTTFRNRLYNETNINASFATSVKSNCPQSGSDNNLSPLDTTSPTTFDNFYYKNLRIQKGLLHSDQQLFSGGSTDSIVNTYSSNSATFFTDLANAMVKMGNLSPLTGTNGQIRTNCRKTN, from the exons ATGGCTAAAATAGCTTTCTTACTACTACTAATTGTCCCTTTCGTTGTTGGAATGAGCTCAGCTCAATTGACTTCCAATTTCTATAATTCCTCGTGCCCAAATGTGCTCTCCGTTATCAAAACGGCCGTGGATTCTGCTATCAATAAAGAGTCTCGCATGGGCGCCTCTTTGCTTCGTCTTCATTTCCACGACTGCTTTGTTAAT GGTTGTGATGCATCAGTGCTATTAGATGACACATCAAGCTTTACCGGAGAGAAGACTGCTAATCCGAATAGTGGATCCATAAGGGGATTCGATGTGATTGATACTATCAAAACTCAAGTCGAATCATCTTGTGTTGGGGTTGTATCTTGTGCTGATATTTTAGCTGTCGCAGCCAGAGATTCTGTTGTCAAA CTTGGTGGGCCTAGTTGGACTGTATTACTCGGCAGAAGGGACTCGACAACTGCAAGTTTGAGTATGGCAAATAGTGACATACCTGCACCAACTTTGAATCTAAGTAGCCTCATTTCTTCCTTCTCTAACAAAGGTTTCACTGCTAGGGAAATGGTGGCTCTCTCAG GTTCTCATACAATAGGCCAAGCAAGATGCACTACTTTTCGCAATCGTCTCTACAATGAAACTAACATAAATGCATCATTCGCAACATCAGTTAAATCAAATTGTCCACAAAGTGGAAGTGACAACAACCTCTCTCCACTGGACACCACAAGCCCAACCACATTTGACAACTTTTACTACAAGAATCTGCGAATTCAAAAGGGCCTTCTTCATTCAGACCAACAACTCTTTAGTGGAGGCTCCACAGACTCTATAGTTAACACTTATAGCTCCAATTCAGCTACTTTCTTCACTGATTTGGCTAATGCCATGGTTAAAATGGGTAATCTTAGCCCACTTACTGGCACCAACGGTCAAATCCGCACAAATTGCAGGAAAACCAATTAA